Proteins from one Comamonas flocculans genomic window:
- a CDS encoding diaminopimelate dehydrogenase → MNHQENDHRQAPVRLAIAGYGNLGRGVEQAVAKNPDMVLTGVYTRRDPAGVHPASGVASYPLSALAQHRGKVDVLVLCGGSKDDLPEQTPEFARHFNVVDSFDTHARIPEHFAKVDAAARAGATTALISAGWDPGLFSIQRVMGDALLPDGATYTFWGKGLSQGHSDAIRHVPGVAGGVQYTIPVQEAMQRVRSGTRPDLATREKHRRECFVVLKEGADAEAVRQAIVSMPNYFSDYDTTVHFISAQQLAAEHAGMGHGGFVIRSGNTSNQLKHVLEFSLQLDSNPEFTASVLVACARAVHRLHQAGQHGCKTVLDLSPALLSPRSGAELRADFL, encoded by the coding sequence ATGAACCATCAGGAAAACGACCATCGCCAGGCCCCCGTGCGTCTGGCCATCGCCGGTTACGGCAACCTCGGGCGCGGCGTGGAGCAGGCCGTGGCCAAGAACCCGGACATGGTGCTCACCGGCGTGTACACGCGCCGCGACCCGGCCGGCGTGCATCCGGCCAGCGGCGTGGCCAGCTACCCCTTGAGCGCTCTCGCGCAGCACCGCGGCAAGGTGGACGTGCTCGTTCTGTGCGGCGGCTCCAAGGACGACCTGCCCGAGCAGACGCCCGAGTTCGCGCGCCACTTCAACGTGGTGGACAGCTTCGACACCCACGCCCGCATCCCCGAACACTTTGCCAAGGTGGACGCCGCCGCGCGCGCGGGCGCCACCACCGCCCTGATTTCGGCCGGCTGGGACCCGGGGCTGTTTTCCATCCAGCGCGTCATGGGCGACGCGCTGCTGCCCGACGGCGCCACCTATACCTTCTGGGGCAAGGGCCTGAGCCAGGGGCATTCGGACGCCATCCGCCATGTGCCGGGCGTCGCCGGCGGCGTGCAATACACGATTCCCGTGCAGGAGGCGATGCAGCGGGTGCGCAGCGGCACTCGCCCCGACTTGGCCACGCGCGAAAAGCACCGGCGCGAATGCTTCGTGGTGCTCAAGGAAGGCGCGGACGCCGAAGCGGTGCGCCAGGCCATCGTCAGCATGCCCAACTACTTCAGCGACTACGACACCACGGTGCACTTCATCAGCGCCCAGCAACTGGCGGCCGAGCATGCCGGCATGGGGCATGGCGGCTTCGTCATCCGCAGCGGCAACACCTCGAACCAGCTCAAGCACGTGCTTGAGTTCAGCCTGCAGCTGGACAGCAATCCGGAGTTCACCGCCAGCGTGCTGGTGGCCTGTGCGCGCGCGGTGCACCGGCTGCACCAGGCGGGCCAGCACGGCTGCAAGACGGTGCTCGATCTCTCGCCCGCGCTGCTTTCGCCGCGCAGCGGCGCAGAACTGCGCGCCGACTTCCTCTGA
- a CDS encoding thermonuclease family protein, which yields MPLVAAALTLCMVMTVGDGDSLTVRCAGGPGEQLRIAAIDAPELRQAWGRQARRNLAALCLRQTARVQAQGRDKYGRTLAQVQCRGRDAAWVQVQAGLAWVHPSQARIHPALAAAARQARAQRRGLWAQKRPLAPWKYRQRRAGARQGRS from the coding sequence ATGCCGCTGGTCGCTGCAGCGCTCACGCTGTGCATGGTGATGACCGTGGGCGACGGGGATTCGCTGACCGTGCGCTGCGCGGGCGGCCCCGGCGAGCAGCTGCGCATCGCCGCGATCGACGCGCCGGAGCTGCGCCAGGCCTGGGGCCGGCAGGCGCGCAGGAACCTGGCGGCTTTGTGCCTGCGCCAGACCGCCCGGGTGCAGGCGCAGGGGCGCGACAAGTACGGCCGCACGCTGGCACAGGTGCAGTGCCGGGGGCGGGACGCTGCCTGGGTACAGGTGCAGGCAGGCCTGGCCTGGGTGCATCCGAGCCAGGCGCGCATCCACCCGGCCCTGGCGGCGGCCGCGCGCCAGGCGCGTGCGCAGCGGCGGGGCCTGTGGGCGCAAAAGCGCCCGCTGGCCCCCTGGAAGTACCGCCAACGCCGCGCCGGCGCCAGGCAGGGCCGCAGCTGA
- a CDS encoding inositol monophosphatase family protein yields MSSHLHPMLNTAIKAARAAGAIINRAALDVEAVRVAQKQINDYVTEVDQASEAAIIETLLTAYPGHGILAEESGRQHGAKNSEFVWIIDPLDGTTNFIHGFPYYCVSIALSVRGKVEHGVVYDPTRNDLFTATRGRGAFMNDRRVRVSKRTRLSECLLGTGFPYRPGDDFAGYLKMMADVMQHTHGLRRPGAAALDLAYVAAGFTDGFFETGLSIWDVAAGGLLVTEAGGLVGNFTGEANYLEQRECLAAPPRIYGQMVGLIGKYSKFAGVADKMTVQAAGSAEGRAD; encoded by the coding sequence ATGTCGTCCCATCTGCACCCCATGCTCAACACGGCCATCAAGGCCGCGCGCGCCGCCGGCGCCATCATCAACCGCGCCGCGCTGGACGTGGAAGCCGTGCGCGTGGCGCAAAAGCAGATCAACGACTACGTCACCGAGGTGGACCAGGCGAGCGAGGCGGCCATCATCGAGACCCTGCTCACCGCCTACCCGGGCCATGGCATTCTGGCCGAGGAGTCGGGGCGCCAGCACGGCGCGAAGAATTCCGAATTCGTCTGGATCATCGATCCGCTGGACGGCACCACCAATTTCATCCACGGCTTTCCCTACTACTGCGTGAGCATCGCGCTGTCGGTGCGCGGCAAGGTGGAGCACGGCGTGGTCTATGACCCCACGCGCAACGACCTGTTCACCGCCACGCGCGGGCGCGGCGCCTTCATGAACGACCGCCGCGTGCGCGTCTCCAAACGCACGCGCCTGTCCGAGTGCCTGCTGGGCACGGGCTTCCCTTACCGCCCGGGCGACGATTTCGCCGGCTACCTGAAGATGATGGCCGACGTGATGCAGCACACCCACGGCCTGCGCCGCCCGGGCGCCGCGGCGCTGGACCTGGCCTACGTGGCCGCTGGCTTTACCGACGGCTTCTTTGAAACCGGCCTGTCCATCTGGGACGTGGCGGCCGGCGGTCTGCTGGTGACCGAGGCCGGTGGCCTGGTGGGCAATTTCACCGGCGAGGCCAACTATCTGGAGCAGCGCGAATGCCTGGCCGCGCCGCCGCGCATCTACGGCCAGATGGTCGGTCTCATCGGCAAGTACAGCAAGTTCGCCGGCGTCGCCGACAAGATGACGGTGCAGGCCGCGGGCAGCGCCGAAGGCCGTGCCGACTAG
- a CDS encoding RNA methyltransferase — MRTRFVLVQTSHPGNVGAAARAMKTMGFGDLVLVAPRWPNLLRREIAIQRASGALDVLERARVVATLEEALEGMHHLCATAMTPRDFGPPTRTPREHFDLLLNEELAALDTQGLEADSSKNSTSDFGVAFLFGSERFGMANADVYRCHVALSIPTSPHFGSLNLAAAVQVIAYEWRLALGGFAVRDATPAAALADSAQLAGMLAHWEQALTQIGFLDPGAPKKLMPRLNQLFNRAHPTREEVHILRGIARAMLDAPRPGAR, encoded by the coding sequence ATGCGAACACGCTTTGTACTGGTTCAGACCAGCCACCCGGGCAATGTGGGCGCCGCCGCCCGGGCGATGAAGACCATGGGCTTCGGCGACCTGGTGCTGGTGGCGCCGCGCTGGCCCAACCTACTGCGCCGGGAGATTGCGATCCAGCGCGCCAGTGGTGCGCTCGACGTGCTCGAACGCGCCCGCGTGGTCGCCACGCTGGAGGAGGCGCTCGAGGGCATGCACCACCTGTGCGCCACCGCCATGACGCCGCGCGACTTCGGTCCGCCCACGCGCACGCCGCGCGAGCACTTCGATTTGCTATTGAACGAGGAGCTTGCAGCGCTTGATACGCAAGGGTTGGAGGCCGATTCAAGCAAAAATTCCACAAGCGACTTCGGCGTCGCCTTCCTCTTCGGCAGCGAGCGTTTCGGCATGGCCAATGCCGACGTCTACCGCTGCCACGTGGCGCTGAGCATCCCCACCTCGCCGCACTTCGGCTCGCTCAACCTGGCGGCGGCGGTGCAGGTGATTGCCTACGAATGGCGTCTGGCCCTGGGCGGCTTCGCGGTGCGCGATGCCACGCCCGCTGCGGCACTGGCCGACAGCGCGCAGCTGGCGGGCATGCTCGCCCACTGGGAGCAGGCGCTGACGCAGATCGGCTTTCTGGACCCGGGCGCGCCAAAGAAGCTCATGCCGCGGCTCAACCAGCTGTTCAACCGCGCGCATCCCACCCGGGAGGAAGTCCACATCCTGCGCGGCATCGCCCGGGCCATGCTCGATGCGCCGCGGCCCGGGGCCAGATAA
- the cysE gene encoding serine O-acetyltransferase — protein sequence MFPRIRSDIQCILDRDPAARNAWEVVTCYPGLHAIWLHRPAHWCWTHGLRWLGRFISHLARWATGIEIHPGAKLGERVFIDHGMGVVIGETAEIGDGCTIYHGVTLGGTTLYKGAKRHPTLGRDVVVSAGAKVLGGFVVGDGAKIGSNAVVIKPVPAGATAVGIPARIIASHKEHGADVTEAQHEEQQKFSAYGVTPQQADPLAQALRTLADSASAQERQIALLWQALQKLSAGEPAPGCVPPQAQVSGRCEAEKVKEILGK from the coding sequence ATGTTCCCCAGAATCCGTTCCGACATCCAATGCATCCTGGACCGCGACCCGGCTGCGCGCAACGCCTGGGAGGTCGTCACCTGCTACCCCGGCCTGCACGCGATCTGGCTGCACCGGCCCGCGCACTGGTGCTGGACGCACGGCCTGCGCTGGCTGGGGCGCTTCATCTCGCATCTGGCGCGCTGGGCTACGGGCATAGAGATTCACCCCGGGGCCAAGCTGGGTGAGCGTGTGTTCATCGACCACGGCATGGGCGTGGTGATCGGCGAGACGGCCGAGATCGGCGACGGCTGCACCATCTACCACGGCGTGACGCTGGGCGGCACCACGCTGTACAAGGGCGCCAAGCGCCATCCCACGCTGGGGCGCGACGTGGTGGTGAGCGCGGGCGCCAAGGTGCTGGGCGGCTTCGTCGTCGGCGACGGAGCCAAGATCGGCAGCAATGCCGTCGTCATCAAGCCGGTGCCTGCGGGCGCCACGGCCGTCGGCATTCCCGCGCGCATCATCGCCTCGCACAAGGAGCATGGGGCCGACGTGACCGAGGCGCAGCACGAGGAGCAGCAGAAGTTCAGTGCCTACGGCGTCACGCCCCAGCAGGCCGACCCGCTGGCCCAGGCGCTGCGCACGCTGGCCGATTCCGCTTCCGCCCAGGAGCGGCAGATCGCGCTGCTGTGGCAGGCGCTGCAAAAGCTCTCGGCGGGCGAGCCCGCGCCGGGCTGCGTACCGCCGCAGGCGCAGGTCAGCGGCCGCTGCGAGGCCGAGAAGGTCAAGGAGATTCTCGGCAAGTAG